DNA from Campylobacter concisus:
TCAACGATGAGCACATCTTTGCCCTCGCCTGCTTTTTTTATGCGGTCAACTATCTCGCCAACGATGTGCGGGATAACCTGAATGGTCTTTCCAAGGTAGTCGCCACGTCGCTCTTTTTCGATGACCGAGCTATAAACTCTGCCTGTTGTGAAGTTGTTATCCTGACTTAGGCTCTCATCTAAAAATCTCTCGTAGTGCCCAAGGTCTAGGTCTGTCTCCGCGCCATCGTCTGTGACAAAGACTTCGCCGTGTTCTAGCGGGCTCATCGTACCAGGATCTACGTTGATATATGGGTCAGCTTTTAAAACACTTACCTTTAAGCCAGAATTTTTAAGTAATGTCGCGATAGACGCAGCTGCGATGCCTTTTCCAAGTGAGCTTAAAACGCCACCTGTGATAAAAATATACTTCGTCTCTTTTGCCATCAAATTTTCCTTAACTTTAGTTATTTTTTAATCTGCCGATTATACCCCTTAAATATTTAGTAAGGCATTAATCGTGCAATTTTTAAAAATTATTCTTTAAGTTTTTTTGTTATAGACTTCGACATCATGATTAAAAACTGCTTAAAAAACATCGCCTCTTTATATATAGACGGCTTTAAAAATATGAAAATAGGCAAGAAACTATGGCTTCTCATAGCGATAAAGCTTATCATTATGTTTGGGATATTAAAGGTCTTTATCTTTGATGAAACTCTTAATACCAAATTTCAAACCGACGAAGAAAAAAGCGAATTTGTAATTCGTAATTTAATAAAGGAATAAAATGTCTGAGATGGATTTTGTTGATTGGTCTAGGGCTCAGTTTGCGCTGACTGCCATTTACCACTTTTTGTTTGTCCCGCTTACGTTGGGGCTAAGTTTTATCATCGCCATTATGGAGACGATATATGTCAAAACTGGCGATAAGGCCTGGCTTGAGATAACGAAATTTTGGCTAAAGCTCTTTGGTATAAATTTCGCTATTGGTGTAGCTACTGGTATCATCATGGAGTTTGAGTTTGGTACAAACTGGGCGAATTATAGCTGGTTTGTCGGCGATATCTTCGGCGCTCCACTTGCGATCGAGGGCTTGCTAGCATTTTTCATGGAGAGTACTTTTTTTGCCATTATGTTTTTTGGTTGGGAAAAGGTTAGTAAGAAATTTCACCTACTTTCAACATGGCTTGTTGCGATCGGTTCAAATTTAAGCGCACTTTGGATCTTGATCGCAAATGGCTGGATGCAGTATCCAATAGGCATGAAATTTAACCCAGACACAGCTAGAATGGAGATGCAAAATTTCTTCGAAGTTGCGCTAAATCCACTTGGTATCACTAAATTTTTACACACAGTAACTAGCGGCTACACTATCTCAGCTCTTTTTGTGATAGGAATTTCTGCTTGGTTTTTGATAAAAAAACGCCACATCTTGCTAGCTAAAAAAAGCATCGTAGTTGCTAGCGCATTTGGTCTTATCACTTCGGCATTTTTGCTACTTAGCGGTGATGAGAGCGCATATCTTGCAGCTCAAAAGCAGCCTATGAAGCTAGCAGCCATGGAGGGACTTTATAAAGGCGAGAAAAATGCTGGACTAGTTGCAGCTGGTATTTTAAACCCAGCTAAAAAGCTTGACGATGAGAGCGATGCCTTTTTGTTTGAGATAAAAGTACCTTACGCACTTGGTATCATGGCAAACAGAGAGCTTAACTCATTTACACCAGGCATAAATGACCTACTTTATGGCAACAGCGAGCACAATCTAATAAGCGTAGAAGAGAAGATGGCAAAGGGCAAAGTAGCTATCGAAGCTCTTAAAAACTACAAAGAGGCTAAAAAAACAAATGACGAGAGCTTGATGAAAAGCTCACTTTCAAATTTAGAGAGCAACCTAAATTTCTTAGGATATGGCTATCTTAAAGACGCAAAAGAGGCAGTGCCACCAGTTGCGCTTACATTTTATAGCTTCCACATCATGGTAGCACTTGGTACATATTTTATAGCTCTTTTTGTTATCACTCTTTATCTAAATCTCTCAAGAAAATATAAATTTGAAAACATAAGAGCATTTTTGTGGATCTGCCTCTTTACCATACCGCTTGGCTACATCGCAGCTGAGGCTGGCTGGATAGTAGCAGAGGTCGGCCGTCAGCCTTGGACGATACAAGATCTAATGACCGTTGGTGTTGGAGCTACAAATTTATCTGACTCAAAT
Protein-coding regions in this window:
- a CDS encoding DUF4492 domain-containing protein; amino-acid sequence: MIKNCLKNIASLYIDGFKNMKIGKKLWLLIAIKLIIMFGILKVFIFDETLNTKFQTDEEKSEFVIRNLIKE
- a CDS encoding cytochrome ubiquinol oxidase subunit I, which codes for MSEMDFVDWSRAQFALTAIYHFLFVPLTLGLSFIIAIMETIYVKTGDKAWLEITKFWLKLFGINFAIGVATGIIMEFEFGTNWANYSWFVGDIFGAPLAIEGLLAFFMESTFFAIMFFGWEKVSKKFHLLSTWLVAIGSNLSALWILIANGWMQYPIGMKFNPDTARMEMQNFFEVALNPLGITKFLHTVTSGYTISALFVIGISAWFLIKKRHILLAKKSIVVASAFGLITSAFLLLSGDESAYLAAQKQPMKLAAMEGLYKGEKNAGLVAAGILNPAKKLDDESDAFLFEIKVPYALGIMANRELNSFTPGINDLLYGNSEHNLISVEEKMAKGKVAIEALKNYKEAKKTNDESLMKSSLSNLESNLNFLGYGYLKDAKEAVPPVALTFYSFHIMVALGTYFIALFVITLYLNLSRKYKFENIRAFLWICLFTIPLGYIAAEAGWIVAEVGRQPWTIQDLMTVGVGATNLSDSNVKISFILFAVLFTVLLIAEIKIMLKQIKIGFNDHA